The Candidatus Glassbacteria bacterium genome window below encodes:
- a CDS encoding formylglycine-generating enzyme family protein: MRNSLTLSLLPVLTAASVCSGGWLEITDVESRIQQTEFNGTQLLIEYTLAAAGITESTPAWVFIRYRAGGGDGWRRLREHYLTGRGFGIVSSPGRQQVSCWGVDQFSAVAESAFSLEIHAVAMARIPGGEFVMKSTPGGGYDGERIGNVPGSLPEYWLARYETTVGQYADYLNETGGRGAGWVGRMADSLSCGIVREGESQGYVYRVLPGRQEYPVTFVSWYDAAAFLDWCGMKLPTEAQWEKAWRGGRFLDGDEAAAMANPDPERTYPWGNQPSGDERIFRCNGRGDQDGFERTAPVGSFSAYGSPYGILDLAGNVAEWTRDWYTTTYHEGLDGLRMIRGGSWRSLPVGLDAISGATSLPADESAIMGFRGVVDPRPSR; encoded by the coding sequence ATGCGGAATAGTCTGACACTGTCCCTGCTGCCCGTCCTTACCGCGGCATCAGTCTGTTCCGGGGGGTGGCTGGAGATTACGGACGTCGAGTCCAGAATCCAGCAGACCGAGTTCAACGGAACCCAGCTGCTGATCGAGTACACGCTGGCCGCTGCCGGCATCACGGAATCGACACCGGCCTGGGTGTTTATCCGTTACAGGGCCGGCGGCGGCGATGGCTGGCGACGGCTCCGGGAGCACTACCTGACTGGCAGGGGATTCGGAATCGTTTCCTCGCCGGGCCGTCAACAGGTATCCTGCTGGGGAGTCGACCAGTTCAGCGCGGTTGCCGAGAGTGCGTTCTCGCTGGAAATCCATGCTGTCGCCATGGCCCGGATTCCCGGCGGCGAGTTCGTGATGAAGTCCACTCCCGGCGGCGGTTACGACGGGGAGAGGATCGGTAACGTGCCCGGCAGTCTGCCGGAATACTGGCTGGCCAGATACGAGACAACCGTCGGACAGTACGCGGACTACCTGAACGAGACCGGGGGCCGGGGCGCGGGCTGGGTCGGCCGGATGGCGGATTCCCTGAGCTGCGGAATCGTGCGTGAGGGCGAGAGTCAGGGATACGTCTACCGCGTCCTCCCGGGCCGGCAGGAATACCCGGTTACGTTCGTTTCGTGGTACGATGCGGCGGCGTTTCTGGACTGGTGCGGAATGAAACTCCCGACCGAAGCCCAGTGGGAAAAAGCCTGGCGCGGCGGCAGGTTCCTCGACGGCGACGAGGCGGCGGCGATGGCGAACCCCGACCCCGAACGGACCTATCCCTGGGGAAACCAGCCGTCCGGTGACGAGAGAATATTCCGCTGCAATGGCCGGGGGGACCAGGACGGATTCGAGCGGACCGCCCCGGTCGGCAGCTTCTCCGCATACGGCTCGCCCTATGGAATTCTCGATCTGGCCGGAAACGTGGCCGAGTGGACCCGTGACTGGTACACGACGACGTATCACGAGGGGCTCGACGGGCTGCGGATGATCAGGGGCGGCTCGTGGCGTTCCCTGCCGGTCGGATTGGACGCTATCAGCGGAGCAACCAGCCTGCCGGCCGATGAGAGCGCGATCATGGGTTTCCGCGGCGTGGTGGACCCGCGGCCTTCGCGTTAG